The Setaria italica strain Yugu1 chromosome IX, Setaria_italica_v2.0, whole genome shotgun sequence genome has a window encoding:
- the LOC101763667 gene encoding uroporphyrinogen-III synthase, chloroplastic isoform X1 — translation MAFSSSLAFPFPSPPSGQARPAGRLRAGATGRFLGCSSPPPDVVVTRERGKNAKLIAALEKHNIQALELPLIKHVDGPDTYRLPDVLRNDKFDWITISSPEAAAVFLQGWKAAGSPKVRVAVVGAGTAKVFDEVSQSDDQSLEVAFSPSKAMGKVLASELPRGSESTCKVLYPASAKASHEIQDGLSDRGFHVTRLNTYTTVPVEDVEPLTLKLAISAPVVAVASPSALKAWLKLISKVDNWNNSIACIGETTGSAAKKLGLKSIYYPTTPGLEGWVESILEALRSHRQLKEAPKY, via the exons ATGGCCTTCTCTTCTTCGCTGGCgttccccttcccttccccacCTTCTGGCCAAGCCCGACCCGCAGGAAGGCTCCGAGCCGGCGCCACCGGTAGGTTCCTGGGGTGCTCCTCGCCCCCGCCCGACGTCGTGGTGACCCGCGAGCGGGGGAAGAACGCCAAGCTCATCGCCGCGCTG GAAAAGCACAATATACAGGCTCTGGAACTTCCTCTTATTAAGCATGTTGATGGCCCTGATACATATAGGCTTCCAGATGTCTTACGTA ATGACAAGTTTGACTGGATTACTATAAGCTCTCCTGAGGCAGCTGCAGTGTTCCTTCAGGGATGGAA GGCAGCTGGAAGTCCTAAGGTGCGAGTAGCGGTTGTTGGAGCAGGAACTGCAAAGGTTTTTGATGAAGTATCACAGTCTGATGATCAATCTCTTGAGGTTGCATTTTCACCTTCCAAAG CTATGGGTAAAGTTTTGGCCTCAGAGCTTCCCAGGGGCAGTGAGAGTACATGTAAAGTGTTGTATCCTGCATCAGCAAAGGCAAGCCATGAAATTC AAGATGGGCTATCAGATCGAGGATTTCATGTGACAAGACTGAATACATATACAACC GTACCTGTTGAAGATGTCGAACCACTAACTTTAAAGCTTGCTATTTCAGCTCCAGTTGTTGCAGTAGCTTCTCCTTCCGCATTGAA GGCTTGGTTAAAGCTGATCTCAAAAGTCGATAACTGGAATAATTCCATCGCTTGCATTGGTGAGACCACTGGCTCTGCAGCGAAGAAATTGGGTCTGAAGAGCATATATTATCCCACAACCCCTGGACTTGAAGG GTGGGTTGAAAGCATTCTTGAAGCGCTCAGAAGCCACAGGCAATTAAAAGAG GCCCCAAAATATTGA
- the LOC101763667 gene encoding uroporphyrinogen-III synthase, chloroplastic isoform X2: MAFSSSLAFPFPSPPSGQARPAGRLRAGATGRFLGCSSPPPDVVVTRERGKNAKLIAALEKHNIQALELPLIKHVDGPDTYRLPDVLRNDKFDWITISSPEAAAVFLQGWKAAGSPKVRVAVVGAGTAKVFDEVSQSDDQSLEVAFSPSKAMGKVLASELPRGSESTCKVLYPASAKASHEIHGLSDRGFHVTRLNTYTTVPVEDVEPLTLKLAISAPVVAVASPSALKAWLKLISKVDNWNNSIACIGETTGSAAKKLGLKSIYYPTTPGLEGWVESILEALRSHRQLKEAPKY, translated from the exons ATGGCCTTCTCTTCTTCGCTGGCgttccccttcccttccccacCTTCTGGCCAAGCCCGACCCGCAGGAAGGCTCCGAGCCGGCGCCACCGGTAGGTTCCTGGGGTGCTCCTCGCCCCCGCCCGACGTCGTGGTGACCCGCGAGCGGGGGAAGAACGCCAAGCTCATCGCCGCGCTG GAAAAGCACAATATACAGGCTCTGGAACTTCCTCTTATTAAGCATGTTGATGGCCCTGATACATATAGGCTTCCAGATGTCTTACGTA ATGACAAGTTTGACTGGATTACTATAAGCTCTCCTGAGGCAGCTGCAGTGTTCCTTCAGGGATGGAA GGCAGCTGGAAGTCCTAAGGTGCGAGTAGCGGTTGTTGGAGCAGGAACTGCAAAGGTTTTTGATGAAGTATCACAGTCTGATGATCAATCTCTTGAGGTTGCATTTTCACCTTCCAAAG CTATGGGTAAAGTTTTGGCCTCAGAGCTTCCCAGGGGCAGTGAGAGTACATGTAAAGTGTTGTATCCTGCATCAGCAAAGGCAAGCCATGAAATTC ATGGGCTATCAGATCGAGGATTTCATGTGACAAGACTGAATACATATACAACC GTACCTGTTGAAGATGTCGAACCACTAACTTTAAAGCTTGCTATTTCAGCTCCAGTTGTTGCAGTAGCTTCTCCTTCCGCATTGAA GGCTTGGTTAAAGCTGATCTCAAAAGTCGATAACTGGAATAATTCCATCGCTTGCATTGGTGAGACCACTGGCTCTGCAGCGAAGAAATTGGGTCTGAAGAGCATATATTATCCCACAACCCCTGGACTTGAAGG GTGGGTTGAAAGCATTCTTGAAGCGCTCAGAAGCCACAGGCAATTAAAAGAG GCCCCAAAATATTGA